The Onychomys torridus chromosome 9, mOncTor1.1, whole genome shotgun sequence genomic sequence CAGACAATTCAATTCATTACTCTTGACTAACTTCATGCCTTATGCAGAAAAAGTACTTACATTCCAATTTGTATGTGTTTAGATTGAACTCCAGTTACCATGATATCAACCTAATAGTAAAATCTACTAACTTTTATTTCGATTTTCATTTTCTCCCCTCCAGGGCTCCTTGCTAAGCTTTGAACAGTGACCAACTGTAACTTACCTACTCGCTAAGAACGCCacagacagccaagactacatgaGCAGATTTAGGACATCATCTGTCGTGATTATCCGTAGTGAACAGACAAACAATGGCTGTCTCTCGATCCGAACGAACACGTAAAGGGAAAATACTGCGATGGTTTCCTTGTTTCTCTTGTGCCCAAGATCAAAGGAAACTCAAACATAAATCTCATGAGGTGGAAGAAAACCTCTGTAGAGAAAATAAGGCATTGAGAGACGAAAACAAGGCTCTGAGAAAAGATAACAAATTCCTATGGGGGGAAAACAAAGCtttaggaagagaaaataaaacatttcggATGGACAACCAATTCATCAGGGAAAGGAATCATATACTAAGGCAGCAGAACCAGCTACTCCGGAAGGTGAAAAGGTTGATTTTAGAGAATCAAAAACTCTCTGGCGAAGAACTCAGTGCCTTGAATACAGAAAAAAAGTCTTACTGGCAACAGAATCGTGCCATGGAGGCTCAGATCACAGCTCTCAGGCAGCAAGAGAAAGCCTTCCAGCATGAGGCTAAGGCTCTGCATGAGGAAATCAAATCCCTGCATGAGGAGACCAAGGCTCTTCAGCACCAGGAGCGGGCTCTCAGGATGGAAAGGAAAGCCCTGAAGAGGGCTGGAGCAGCTGCTGAGCTGCTGGAGGCCCTCACAAAGGAGGGAGCAGCTCTGGAGATGGAAGAACAGGCTTTGTGGAAGGAAGAGCAGGCTCTTCGGGAGGAGAACAAGGCACTGAGAGAAGAGCATGGGGCTCTACAAGATGAGGAAGTCGCCCTGCAGGAAGAGGCAAAGATCCTGCAAGAGTGGAATAGTATTCTTCAGGGAAAGATCACAAACAACCTCCCAGGGCAAACGCAGAAAAATGATCCAGAGAAGAAGTGTGACCTAAGAACGTAACCACAATGCCCTGACAATCATCGGCATTCCGGAATGTAAAACTAGAATTCGAAGGTGATACATTGTTGTTAGAAACCTCAGAAATTGAAGTGCTCAATATTGGGTCCTGGGAACTAAATAAAGGCCTGAGAAATGAACGAAAGTATTTAGTTCCTAAGTTTTCTctgagttacagataattgttgGTAGCATTAGTCAAACATTTAAATGCATAAGACTGTTTTACCCTTTGAGAGAATTTTAATGAAGATAGACCATAGTAAGAAATGAATAGCaagtatttttcttaaaacttgttttttgatttttccttctttttcattttttaaactaagagttttgttttcattttacacaccaatcagagatcccccttttccttcctcccaccctccagcttcTCCCCCAACAGATCCCctattccctcccttcctccccctctcctgcctcaaggctgcacacaGTGCCCCATCATAGTTAGTAAGCTCCAAAAAGCTCCCTCATGCATCAggaatggattctgattctactgccaggaggcccccaagcaaatcaagctacacaattgtctccccATGCAGAGtacgtttttttgtttgttaatgatCTATGTATATCTGTAAGGCCAGCAATTGGGAAAAAGATACAGAGGATCTGGGATTCAAGGTTGCCTTTGACTACTacatttcaaggctagcctgagctacaagagaccttgtcttcaaaagcaaagcaacaatatttttcttttacaaattaaaatcattttaatgtaaattattttaagtaaggaataaaaatgtgtataatttctatattaaatatttttctgccTCCTATTACTAAATTCATATCAAGTAAAGATCCTTATACTAGTAAGAAAGAATCTAAGATAGATATTAGTACAAAAGGTATTAATGTTCACAGTTTccccacattttaatttttcttctcatttattgTATTCCATTACAAGTATTATTAAAAGTAATACTTCTTGTCATAAAATTTTATGAACTATAGGGAAAAAGAGAATAAAGCTCTCCAAAAGACAAGAGAAATGTTATGGATTGATATGTGAATATATAGAAGAATTTCTGCTTAAGAGAAATTAAATGGCCAGGCATGATCTAACAGGTCTATAATTCTACCAccatggaggaagaggcaggagatgctttgtgagtttgaggttaaaCTGGTCAGCATAGTTGGATCTAACCCATCAAAGTCTagtgaaatcttgtcttaaaGAAATACCTCATTTTTCATATTAGTAGTAACAGCTGATCtaattgtgatttaaaaaattatacttcGCAGTTATATATCTTTAAATATCTAGTTTCAGAACACTAGAAAAGAAGCTTCAAAGACTGTGTGTTATGTTCATTGTCTTAACCTTTGAAAATTTAACTCACTATAAATAGTAGCTTCTATTGAATATATCTGAAATATCTTGTCTATTATTATGTTGTTAGGAAATGGAAATGTAAGAAAAGTATAAAAAGGGAACacattgctgggcggtggtggcacacgcctttaatcccagcactcaggaggcagagacaggtgaatctctgtgagttcaaggccagcctggtctaccaagtgagttccaggaaaggcacaaagctgcacagaaaaacagagaaaccctttatcgaaaaaaaccaaacaaaaaaaaaaaaagagagagaacacatttaTGTCTTCATgtcaacaaaaatatttatatgtataaaatgcatCTCATTCCTACCTATCTCTACTATGTtcttataataaatttaataataaaaataaaatcatatttccaaTTTAAAATGCCATAGTCTGTTAATGAACATTGAATCAATCATTTTATTCCTTAGGCAATTTATCTAAAATTTCATTGGCCATTTTTTTCCCCACCATGTTTAGTTCCCAAATATTCAATCTGACCTTGGAGAAAAGCATATTAGACATAGACATGTGTTTACTGGTATTTTAATCCATTTAgaagcaagaggaaaaaaaatagttaaattaCCATTAGTTCTATCTCAAAATATGTTGAAAAAAATGCCTGAAAGCCAACTTCAGGAATCTAGACATGAGTAGATAAGCTTCTCtataatttatatattcttaCATGTTATTCTTCACAGACAAGAGCTGCAGTTCTTAAAAACACCTTAGAGCTTGTGGATGAGGGCAGAAGACATGTTCTCTGTGTAGAAACAGTTACCAAGAGCTCCTCTCATTCATAAATCTCTCATTATTGTATCACAATTAAAGAGCAATAGTTCAGTTGAAGGTGAAGTATTAGCAAGCAGGCAAGCCCAAGCTTTTACCAACAGACCATCAGCCATACACAGACAAGGATATCTACAAATGGAGGAAACAAAAAGTGTTAAGAATATGAGaaatttttgagatggggtgttTTTTGGCCTCTATTTTCTCAACTCAGTTGTGTTTCTAGAATGCGAACATTGTAGATGACAGCATCTTAGCTCCAAGTCAAAACTGTTGGAAATGCCTGGTAGAACATACTTTTTTCAATCTCTCTTTTTGTACTCCATCCTTGCACAGCTCCAGGTGTGGGCCTGACTTGAGTGATAAagtaatgaagaaaagacagacatacaaatgaataaaacaattcatATTGAGTGAACTGGTCCCTGATGGAGAACAGTGTTACCCTTGAAGCTTAGCATGTTGGTTATATACATTTTAACAGTGTGGAAGGTTGTTGTATACAACTGAAAAAGAAGATGGTGTTATTACCCAGAGATAAACAAGAAGTCATTGTTTGTGGTATACAGATTGACCAACGAGACAGATTGAGCAAATATCCATTAGTACAGTATCTTTAGGTAACAGTCTTCAGGCATGAAACATGCAAGGAGAAAGTTGTGAGGGAGTTTTTTGGACACTCCCAACATTCAAACTCAAGCCTCCAAGGAAGATTTGCTCTTCCTTGGGGCTGAGACATTGGACTTCTCCAGATGGTTGTGACCATGTAAAacagcacacactcactcaggccTTCACTAAGGCGATTCTGTTTTCTACACCCTTAGAATTTAAGTGTTAAGTCTAAAAATCAAGATTTCTAAGAAACCATTCTTTTTCCAGTATGT encodes the following:
- the LOC118590785 gene encoding coiled-coil domain-containing protein 70-like yields the protein MAVSRSERTRKGKILRWFPCFSCAQDQRKLKHKSHEVEENLCRENKALRDENKALRKDNKFLWGENKALGRENKTFRMDNQFIRERNHILRQQNQLLRKVKRLILENQKLSGEELSALNTEKKSYWQQNRAMEAQITALRQQEKAFQHEAKALHEEIKSLHEETKALQHQERALRMERKALKRAGAAAELLEALTKEGAALEMEEQALWKEEQALREENKALREEHGALQDEEVALQEEAKILQEWNSILQGKITNNLPGQTQKNDPEKKCDLRT